In the Thermodesulfobacteriota bacterium genome, GCGGCGATGTTTCCCCAGAACCCTGCCGCCGTGAGCCGGTCCATGAAGAAGAGCGCCATGCCGCAGAGGATGACCGCGATCGAGACCACGTCCCGCCGGCGCGAGGGCTCGCCGAGAAACCAGGGACCGAACAGGGCGACGTGGACCGGAGCGGTGTACTGGAGGAGGATCGCGTTGGCCGCGGTGGTCAGCTTGGTGGCGACGACGAAGAGCGTCACCGTCCCGGCGTAGGCGACGGCCCCGCCGATCTCCCGCCGGGACCAGGTGGGCCGCGCGCCCCGGAACAGGGCCAGCACGGTCAGGGCGGCGATGGCGCTGCGCATCCCGGAGATCGCCATCGGGTGCCACTCGATCCATTTTATGAGGATGCCGCCGAAGCTCCAGCAGACAGCGGTCAGGACCAGCAGGGCGATGGCCCGTCCGCGCCCCCCGTCGTCCCGTTCGACCTGTCCCTCCTCCATGGCGATCCCCTCTCCCGGCCGCAGTATACTCGTTCCGTGCGGGCCGGTGGAGCGACCGCCCCGGAAACATTTTCCCGGAACCGGGGTTTCAAGGGGAAAAGCGCGGCGTCACGCCGCCAAAATCCTGAGGAGGAAAATTCCATGAACTGGAAAACAGCCCTTTGCTGCGTCGCGATGGCCTCGGCGATCGCCGTTTCGCCCGCGCTCGCGGACCCGCAGACGCCCGTTGTGGACGGCCGGCAGCAGATCCAGCAGGAGCGGATCGGACAGGGAACGGCCGACGGCCGGCTGACGCCGGCAGAGACCATCCGGCTCGAACGGCAGCAGACGGGGATCCAGCGGACGGAGAACCGGGCCAAGGCCGACGGCGTCGTGACGCCCGCGGAGCGCGCCCGCCTGAAGCACCGGCAGAACCGGGCGAGCCGGAGCATCTACCGCCAGAAGCACGACGCGCAGACTGCCAGATAGTCCGGAATCCGGCGGCGTACTAGGGCCGGGGTCCCGCGGGGCCCCGGCTCCCCTGCCGGGAGGCGCATGCGGACCGACGAAGAGCTGATGGCCCAGTTCCGCGACGGAAGCCGGGAGGCTTTCGAGGAGATCTTTTCGCGGCATCATCGGGCCGTGGTCCGCTTCGCTTACCGGATGACCGGCGACGCTGCCTCAGCGGAAGAGGCGGCCCAGGAGATCTTCCTTCGGATCGCCCGGGCCGCCGCCGCTTACCGCCCGACCGCGAAATTCACCACATGGATGTATACGATCGCCCGCCGCGCCACGCTGAATTTCCTGCGGGACACCGCGGTGGAGGGGGACAGGGTCCCGGTCCTGTCCACGGACGATCCGGACGACGGGCCGGGAGGGATCCCGCTCCCCGCGCCCGCCGACGGGAATCCCGAAACGGCGGCGTGGGGCGCCGAGCTCGCGGAGCGTTTCCGGACCGCCCTCCGCGGACTTCCGGAAGGGTACCGCGCCGCCTTCGTCCTGAACCGCGGAGACGGATTGTCCTACGAGGAAACGGCCGCGGTCCTGGAGATCACGGTGCAGGCGGTGAAGACGCGCATCTTCCGGGCACGCGGGATGCTCCTGCGGGCCCTCTCGGAGGATGTCCGGTGAAACCTTTTCCCGATATTTCGGGTTAATACGATCGAAGCGGAGGAATCCGATGGACTGCCGCGGAGCGAGGGAAGCGATCAGCGCATACGTGGACGGGGAGACGGCGCCCGAGGAAACGGCGCGCATCCGGGAGCACCTCGCCGCCTGTCCGGAGTGCAGGGCCCTCGAGGCGCGGATGCGGGCGCTGGGGGACGGCGTCCTCCGATTGCGCTGCGAGCCGTCGGAAGGTTTCCGGGACGCGGTGTTCGCGCGCCTCGACGCGGAGAACGCCCTTCCGCGGAAGGCGGGGCGGCTCGCCCGACCGTGGCATTGGGCGGCGGTCCCGCTGGCGGCCGCAGCGGCGGTCGTGCTATTCCTCGTCGCCTCCCGCGAGCCGGTCCTTGAGCGCATCGCGACGGCTCCGGACGCTCCCCGCGTCGAGACCCAGGGGACGGCCCGCATCGAGCCGCCGGCGACGGCCCGCGTCGAAGCGCCTACCCCGCGACGGGATACCCCGGAAAGCGCCGTTCCCGATGCCGTGCCGGAAAAAACCGCGTCCGCCGCCCCCGGGCTTTCCGCGGAGGAGATGGAGATGATCGCCCTGCTGGACGTCCTTTCCGGCGAGGCGTTCGAAGCCGGGGAAGATCCGGAGCCGCTGGAGCTGCTGGCCCCCGAGGAAGGCGCATGACGAGGAGAACGCTCCGCATCCTGCCCGCCCTCGGGGCGATCCTGGCCGCCCTGCTGCTCCCGGCGGCGGAACCGGCCCGGCCGGCGGAAGGCGCGGGCCGCACCGCGGGGATCGCCGCATCCGCCCCGCGCGGGGCGCCGACGCCGGAACAG is a window encoding:
- a CDS encoding DMT family transporter is translated as MEEGQVERDDGGRGRAIALLVLTAVCWSFGGILIKWIEWHPMAISGMRSAIAALTVLALFRGARPTWSRREIGGAVAYAGTVTLFVVATKLTTAANAILLQYTAPVHVALFGPWFLGEPSRRRDVVSIAVILCGMALFFMDRLTAAGFWGNIAALASGACFGWLTLFLRSQKGGSGIGSVLLGNLLAAAVGIPFMFGSMPDARSWAALLLLGTVQMGVPYVLFSIAVRHVPAVTAILVPMIEPVLNPVWVLLLMGETPGPMAVAGGIVILGTVAVRCVR
- a CDS encoding RNA polymerase sigma factor, with amino-acid sequence MRTDEELMAQFRDGSREAFEEIFSRHHRAVVRFAYRMTGDAASAEEAAQEIFLRIARAAAAYRPTAKFTTWMYTIARRATLNFLRDTAVEGDRVPVLSTDDPDDGPGGIPLPAPADGNPETAAWGAELAERFRTALRGLPEGYRAAFVLNRGDGLSYEETAAVLEITVQAVKTRIFRARGMLLRALSEDVR
- a CDS encoding anti-sigma factor is translated as MDCRGAREAISAYVDGETAPEETARIREHLAACPECRALEARMRALGDGVLRLRCEPSEGFRDAVFARLDAENALPRKAGRLARPWHWAAVPLAAAAAVVLFLVASREPVLERIATAPDAPRVETQGTARIEPPATARVEAPTPRRDTPESAVPDAVPEKTASAAPGLSAEEMEMIALLDVLSGEAFEAGEDPEPLELLAPEEGA